One window of Cervus elaphus chromosome 2, mCerEla1.1, whole genome shotgun sequence genomic DNA carries:
- the MRGPRX2 gene encoding mas-related G-protein coupled receptor member X2 produces MVSRNTSGGFLSLDPTTAAWETAFTSMNHTGQAHPQTFNAVTVTLYLLTAVIALGGLAGNAVVLWLLGFHSRRNAFTVYILNLAAADFLCLCCQVIDSVEALITCCSHSSSPAFLATVMTFAYLAGLSLLSAISTERCMSVRCPVWYRCRRPTHLSAIVCAVLWALALLLSTLEGKYCGLLLTSFSHHWCRVFDFIAAGWLIFLCGLLAGSTLALLLRILRKSQRMQLTRLYVTVVLTVLAFLLCGLPYGILWFLLIWIQDDLFASPCHHCLVVFGLSCVNSSVNPIIYFFVGSFRQRQAKRRGRGRGRRTLKAVLQQALEDISELGESESSFPRATLGSGSSLVSGSGLVLGSGLVS; encoded by the exons ATGGTGTCAAG GAACACCAGCGGAGGGTTTCTGAGCTTGGATCCAACCAccgcagcctgggagacagcattcaCATCCATGAATCACACTGGCCAGGCCCATCCTCAAACTTTCAACGCGGTGACCGTGACCCTGTACCTGCTGACGGCCGTCATCGCCCTGGGGGGACTGGCAGGAAACGCGGTGGTGCTCTGGCTCCTGGGCTTCCACTCGCGCAGGAACGCCTTCACCGTCTACATCCTCAACCTGGCGGCAGCCGACTTCTTGTGCCTCTGCTGCCAAGTTATCGATTCCGTGGAGGCCCTCATCACCTGCTGCAGCCACAGTTCCAGCCCCGCCTTTCTCGCCACGGTGATGACCTTCGCCTACCTGGCAGGCCTAAGCTTGCTCAGCGCCATTAGCACCGAGCGCTGCATGTCCGTCCGGTGCCCCGTCTGGTACCGCTGCCGCCGACCCACACACTTATCAGCCATCGTGTGTGCGGTGCTCTGGGCCCTGGCCCTGCTGCTGAGCACCCTGGAAGGGAAGTACTGTGGCTTACTCTTAACGAGTTTCAGCCATCATTGGTGTCGGGTGTTCGATTTCATCGCTGCCGGGTGGCTGATCTTCTTATGTGGGCTCCTGGCGGGGTCCACCCTGGCCCTGCTGCTCAGGATCCTCCGAAAGTCCCAGCGCATGCAGCTGACCAGGCTCTATGTGACCGTCGTGCTCACAGTGCTGGCCTTCCTGCTCTGCGGCCTGCCCTACGGCATCCTCTGGTTCCTCTTAATCTGGATTCAGGATGATCTGTTTGCCAGCCCCTGTCACCACTGCCTGGTTGTCTTTGGCTTGTCCTGCGTCAACAGCTCCGTCAACCCCATCATTTACTTCTTCGTGGGCTCCTTCAGGCAAAGGCAGGCAAAGAGGCGAGGGCGAGGGCGAGGGCGCCGGACCCTCAAGGCGGTGCTCCAGCAGGCCTTGGAGGACATATCAGAACTGGGTGAAAGCGAAAGCTCCTTTCCTCGGGCAACCCTGGGGTCGGGGAGCAGTCTGGTGTCGGGAAGCGGTCTGGTGTTGGGAAGCGGTCTGGTGTCCTGA